The following DNA comes from Allobranchiibius huperziae.
CGGCACTTCCACCTCCTGCTGCTGGAGCCCCTCGGCAACCACCTCGTCGTGCAGCTGACCGGCGCCTTCTGGGAGGTGCAGGCCAGGGTCGCGCCGAGCCTGGACGTCGCGCCGGCCGACTGGCTGCGCACGGCCAACGCGCACATGGAGATCGTCGATGCGGCCGCGGCCGGCGACCTGGAGCGACTGCGCAGTGCCATCGAGGAGCACTACGCACCGATCCGCAACCACATCCGGAACCTGCACGCATGAGCACCTCACTCCAGGCCGCTGTCGACGCGCCGGGGCGGTTGATGGCTGCCGAGATCGCCGAGCAGCCGCGCGTGCTCGAGCGCATCCTTGCGTCGTACGCCGATCACCTGGCACCCGTCGTGGCGCGGCTGCGATCGCACGACACCCGCGCGGTGCTGCTGGTGGCGCGCGGCACCTCCGACCACGCGGCGCTCTACGCGAAGTACCTCATCGAGACCCGGCTCGGTCTGCCCACCGGGCTGGTCTCCACCTCCACCTACACCGGTTACGACGCGCGCCCGGATCTGCGAGGGGTGGTGTGGATAGCGGTCAGCCAGTCCGGCGGTTCGCCGGATCTGGTGGCCTCGACGCGGGTCGCCCGGGAACAGGGAGCGCTCACGATCTCCCTGACCAATGTGGAGGACAACCCGCTGACCGACGCGGCCGAGCTGCGCCTGCCCCTGCTCGCCGGCACGGAGGAGTCGGTCGCGGCGACCAAGACCTACTCGGCCAGCCTGCTGTGGCTGTGGCTCCTGGTGCAGTCCTGGTCCGGTGGCGACACCGCTGCGGCCGCGAGGGTGCCCGAGTGGGTGGCCGGCGCACTGGACCGTCCCGAGGTGGCACAGGTCGCGTCGCGGTACCGGTTCGTCGACCGGCTGGTCACGACGTCCCGCGGGTTCGGCTACCCGACCGCCCGCGAGGGCGCGCTGAAGCTGATGGAGACGTGCTATCTGTCGGCGCACGCGTTCTCCGGCGCAGACCTGCTGCACGGGCCCCTGGCGATGGTCGACGAGGACCGGCCCGTGATCGTGATCAGCCCGGCCGGGCAGGGTGCCCGGATGCTCCAGCCGGTGCTGGACCAGCTCGCAGAGCGCGGCGCGGACGTGTGTCTCATCGCACCGCAGGAGACGGCCGCCGGCGCACCGGTCCGAATCCTGCTGCCGTCGGGCATGGACGAGCAGCTGGCGCCCATCGCGCAGATCGTGCCGCTGCAGCAGCTCGCGCTGCAGTTGGCGCTCTCGCGGCACTACGACCCGGACCGTCCGCGCGGCTTGAACAAGGTCACCAGGACGACCTAGTGCTGATCCATGCGGCGCGTCTTCTCGGCGCGGGCGACGCGGTGCCCGACGGGGCCGAGGGCTGGGTGCGGATCGAAGACGCTCGCGTACGCGCGGTCGGTGCCGGCACGCCGTCGGGACGCGCCGATCTCGAGTTCGCGGACGGCTGGGTGGCACCCGGCTTCGTCGACATCCACTGCCACGGCGGGGGCGGCGGAGACGTCGCGTCCGCCGACCCGGAGTCGATCCGCCACGCGGCGCGCTACCACGCGCGACACGGCACCGGGGCGATGCTCGCCTCCCTGGTCACCGCATCCCTGGACGACCTGTGCGCACAGCTGGAGGCCGTCGCGGACGTGGTCGAGGCGGGCGACACGGCCGTTCGCGGCGCCCACCTGGAGGGCCCGTTCCTCTCCCACGCGCGCTGCGGCGCGCAGAACCCTGCCCACCTGATCCTCCCCGACATGCCGGCGTTCGAGCGGCTGGTCGAGGCCGCGCGCGGGACGCTGCGGATGATCACGGTCGCGCCCGAACTCCCCGGGGCACTGGACCTCGTCCGCGCGGCGCTCCGTCGGGACGTGACCGTGGCGCTGGGGCACACCGACGCGACGTACGAGCAGTGCCTGCCGGCGATCGAGGCGGGCGCCACGGTCGCCACACACCTCTTCAACGGCATGCGACCGCTGCACCACCGAGAGCCAGGCCCCGTCGGGGCAGCGCTGGACCGGGGGCTGTGGTGCGAGGTGATCGCCGATGGCATCCACCTGCACCCCGCCGTCCTGCGGATGGCCGCACGCGCAGCGTCCGACCGGCTCGTGGCGGTCACCGACGCGATCAGCGCGGCCGGGCTGCCGGACGGCAGACACGAACTCGGCGGGCAGGCCGTCGTCGTGACCGACGGGACGGCCCGGCTCGCGCGCGATGCCTCGCTGGCGGGCAGCACTCTCACCATGCGGGCGGCCGTACGCCGGTGTGTCGAGGCAGGCATGTCCGTGCCGGTCGCGGTGCGGGCGGCGACCCGGAGTCCGTCGGTCGCCGCGGGACTGGACGCGCACGGCCGTATAGAGCCGGGTGCCGACGGCCGACTGCTGCACCTCGGATCCTTCAACGGCGCAACGCCGTTCGGCGATGGCGAAGCGGCCCGCTGGGTCGGGACACCCGTCGATGTCGATCCCGGCGGGCGTCGCTAGGCGGGCACCCGCTCCGCGTCCTCGTCCAGGCACACCCGCAGCCTCTCGATGATCGCGGCGAGCGTGCGCGAGACCTGCATCTGGCTGATGCCCAGACAATTCCCGATCTGCAACTGGGTCATCTCCTGCTCGAACCTCAGCTGCAGGATCAACCGGTCGCGGGGCGGCAGCTCGTGAATGCTCTGCCTGAGCACCAGCGCGGTGAGCAGGGCGTCGACAGTGCCGACGCTGCCCAGGTTGAGCTGGCCGCCGGGCTGGGAGTCCGGGTGCACACCGAGGAGTGCGTCGAGCGAGGTGGCGGTGTAGGACGATCCCACCCGTTGCGCGTCACGCACGACCTCAGGGCTGATGTGCAGATGCTCGGCGATGTCTCCCACCGTCGGTGTCGTGCCGAGGGACTGGGTCAGGTCCTGGGTCGCGCGCCGCACCTCGTGGTAGGTGTCGTGCAGGCTGCGGGGCGGGCGCACCGCCCAGCCGTGGTCGCGCAGATATCTCTTCAGCTCCCCGTCGATGGTGACCCGGGCGTACGGCGCGAACGGTGACCCTCGGGACGGCTCGAAACGTGCCACCGCCATGACCAGGGCCAGCGACGCGACCTGCTGCAGATCCTCCAGTTCGGCACCGAGCCCCGTGTAGCGGCGGGCGATCGCGTGCGCCAACGCGAGGTTCTCCTGGATCGCATCCGACCGCAGTCTCTCCGCTACGCGGGTGTTGGCCGTCCTGGACGCACGCTGGAGCAGCGCGACGGTGCGCACCTCGCGTTCACGTGAGGCATGAGCAGACGCCGGTGGGCACCTCATCGGGACGACGCCCGACGTCGCGCGGTGACGTTCTCGACGGTCACGTCGACGCGACCGGGAGCCAGCGCCTGCACCGCGGCTCGGATGGCCTCCACCGTGAGCAGCAGGTGGCAGTCCCGGGCCAGCACCACGTGCACGTCGTATCCGTACTCGACCTCGCGGATGCCCCGCACCTGGCGCGTCGGAAGATAGGTGACGACGTGTTCCTTGCCGGCGTGCAGCCCCTGCACGCCAGGGGTGGCGAGCACCGCCTGCGCGATGACCTCGACCCGCTGTGGTCCGTTCCTCGCACCAGGGGTGAGGACCTGCACGGACTGGCCGCTCATGGTGACGGGCGGGGTGGTGGAGCCGGTGTCGTGAGCCAGTGCTCTGTCATGGACTGTCCTTCGTCGAGAGGCGCCTTGCCGCGGCAGTCAGCGGATGGGTAGACGCGTCGAGGACACCGAGTTGATTGACGAATTCGGTCGAAGGATCGGCGATTCCCCGTCTGGCTTGCCGTGGAAAGAGGGCTGCCGGGTCCGGGGCAGTAAGGCCACGCGATATGTGACCTCGCTATCAAGTCTGCACCGCATCCAGGGTGTGTCAACCGTTGATCCAGGAAGGACCCACCCGAGCCAGGACAAAACACGGTGCGCGGACTAGTCTCCGGGGCACGTAGTGACGACCCCGGTCCTTGGCGTCGGTTCGACCGGAACAGATGACGCCGATAGAAAACTGGGGTGCAGATGGACAAGGTGCAGCGCATCCTGGCCGACCTGCAGTCCACCGCCAGCACCGTTGACGGTAGGGCGACCCTTCCGGAGGCCCTCTGCGCCACCTGCGCGACATCACTGCAGGTCACCGGCGTCGGACTGGCCCTCATGAGTGAGCGCGGTCCGGAGGGCCTGGTCGCGGCCACCGACGGGCTGGCGAAGACGATGGAGGACCTGCAGTTCGACCTTGGCGAGGGGCCCTGCGTCGACGCATCGGCCGCCATGCGACCGGTGCTGCAACCCGACCTGCGCAAGACCGCGTCCGCGAGGTGGCCGGCGTTCGGGCCCGCGGTGCTGGAGGCCGGTATCGAGGCGATCTTCGCGTTCCCGTTGCAGGTCGGTGCGATCCGCCTGGGTGTGCTCGATCTCTACCGCGACGTCCCCGGTCCGCTCAGCTCCGAGACCTTCCGGGACGCCCTCTCCTTCAGCGACGCCGCCACCAGGTTGCTGCTCTACCTGCAGGAGCAGATGAACAATCAGGGCGAACTGCACCCCGACCTGCTGCTGGCCCACCACAACCGTCCCGAGGTGCATCAGGCGACCGGCATGATCGCCGTCCAGGCCGCAGTGGGTCTGGCCGAGGCGCTGCTCGTTCTCCGCGCCCGGGCCTACAGCGACGGACGCAGCATCGTGGACGTCGCACGCGACGTCGTCTCCGGAAACCTTCGCTTCGAGCCGGATGGCAAGGACTCATGAGTGAGATCATTGAACCGCGTACCCCGCATGAAAGGCGGCCCCCCATGGTCACCCAGGAACGCCTCGTCGAGGCATTCGTCGATCTGGCCGATACCTTGGTGGCAGAGTTCGATGTCATCGACTTTCTGCACTCCCTGGCCAGCACGACCGTCGAACTCCTCCACGCGGACGCGGCCGGTCTGATGCTGGCCGACCAGCGGGGCGAATTGCACCTGCTCGCCGCCTCATCGGACGAGACGCGCACCCTGGAACTGTTCGAACTGCAGCACAATCAGGGCCCCTGTCTCGATGCCTATCGCGAGGGCAAGCCGATCACCAATATCGACCCCGCAACGGCCGAGGAGCGTTGGCCGGCATTCGGTGCCGCCGTACGAGCGGGCAACTTCACCTCGGTCCACGCCATTCCGATGCGATTGCGCGATGAGGTGATCGGCGCAATGAACCTCTTCCTGGCGAGACCCGGCGATCTGTCCAATGCGGACCTTGCACTGGGCCATGGTCTGGCGGACATCGCCACCATCGGACTGCTGCAGGAACGCGCCGTACAGCAGCAGCAGATCCTCGCCGAGCAGCTCCAGGGGGCGCTCAACAGCCGCGTCGTGATCGAGCAGGCCAAGGGCATGCTCGCCGCACGCCACGGCGTGTCCGTGCTCGACGCCTTCGCGGCCATGCGCACGTATGCCCGCCGCAACGGCCGGCCGCTATCGCATGTCGCCGTCGAGATCATCGACGGCAGCCTGGACGAGGCGCAGCTGCGGGTCACCTGACGTTCGCCCTTCCCGGTCGTCGGTCGTCACCCCGAGGATGCTCAGGTACCCCACAGGGGCACCGGGGCAATCTGACGGAGTGCTGCTCCTCGTCCCCGCTCGTCGACGCCCCGGCCCCGCGCCGGAGCGTATCGACCGCAGGCTCCTGGCCTGGGGCGCCTCGATGGTGGCTCTCGGTCTGCTGATCGGCGTCTGGGTGACCTCGACCGGTGCGCGGCACACCGGCGAATACGCTCTGGATGCAGACCTGTCCCGGCACCGCAACGTCGCCGGAGTCGCGCTCGCCCGACTGGTGGACGTCGTCGGTTCGCCCCTGGTGGGGCCCTTCCTACTGCTCGCACTCGCGGCCGTCCTGTGGTGGCTGATCGATCGCGGCACCGCCGCCTGGTTCCTGGGACTGGCGATCGTGGGCTGGTTCTCGGTCACGGTGTGCAAGGTGGCCTTCCACCGCCACCGGCCACCGACCGCCGCGATCCACGCGCTCGTCGTGGAGCACGGCGCCGACAGCTTCCCCAGCGGTCACACCGCTCTCGCCGCCGGGATCGTGATCGGCGCAGCGGTCGCCGTGCGCGGCAACCGCGCCGTTCGGTCGTGGGTGCTGCTGGTCGGCATCCCACTGATCGCGCTGGTCGGCCTGACCCGACTGCTGCTGGGTGCGCACTATCTCGGGGATGTGGTGGGGTCTCCGCTCATCGCCGGTGGCGCGGTCCTGCTCACGGCCGGTCTGCTGAGGCCGGTCGAAGATCGGGTCCGTGGTCGTTTCGACGGCGCCCGGTTGCCGCGTGGGTCCAGGATGTGACGGTGCCCCACCTCCACGTCCTGCTCGCCGAGGACGAACAGAGCCTCGCCACCGTCGTCACCAACGGACTTCGCGAACGCGGTTTCACCGTGGACACCGTGCACGACGGCAGGGACGCGGTCTGGCGAGCGCGCGAGACGGCGTACGACGTGATCGTCCTGGATATCATGATGCCCGGTCTCAACGGGTACGACGTGGTGCGCGCGATCCGCGAGCACGACGCGCAGACGCCGATCCTGATGCTGACGGCCAAGGACGGCGAGTGGGACCAGGCGGACGCGTTCGAGCTCGGGGCCGACGACTACCTGACCAAGCCGTTCAGCTTCGTGGTGCTGGTCGCCCGGCTCCGTGCCCTGGCCCGGCGCGGCGGAGCAGGGGTGGACGCGCCGCTGCGGGTCGGCGGACTGCGCCTGGACTCCGCGCAGCATCGGGTGCACCGCGCGGAGAGCGAGATCGACCTGACGCCGAGGGAGTTCGCGCTCCTGGAGTTCTTCATGCGGCACCCGGGGCAGCTGCTCACCAAGTCGCAGATCCTGGACGACGTGTGGGATCTGCCGCTGGCCGACCACGGCAACATCGTCGAG
Coding sequences within:
- a CDS encoding GAF and ANTAR domain-containing protein: MSEIIEPRTPHERRPPMVTQERLVEAFVDLADTLVAEFDVIDFLHSLASTTVELLHADAAGLMLADQRGELHLLAASSDETRTLELFELQHNQGPCLDAYREGKPITNIDPATAEERWPAFGAAVRAGNFTSVHAIPMRLRDEVIGAMNLFLARPGDLSNADLALGHGLADIATIGLLQERAVQQQQILAEQLQGALNSRVVIEQAKGMLAARHGVSVLDAFAAMRTYARRNGRPLSHVAVEIIDGSLDEAQLRVT
- a CDS encoding sigma-70 family RNA polymerase sigma factor, with the protein product MRTVALLQRASRTANTRVAERLRSDAIQENLALAHAIARRYTGLGAELEDLQQVASLALVMAVARFEPSRGSPFAPYARVTIDGELKRYLRDHGWAVRPPRSLHDTYHEVRRATQDLTQSLGTTPTVGDIAEHLHISPEVVRDAQRVGSSYTATSLDALLGVHPDSQPGGQLNLGSVGTVDALLTALVLRQSIHELPPRDRLILQLRFEQEMTQLQIGNCLGISQMQVSRTLAAIIERLRVCLDEDAERVPA
- a CDS encoding SIS domain-containing protein, giving the protein MSTSLQAAVDAPGRLMAAEIAEQPRVLERILASYADHLAPVVARLRSHDTRAVLLVARGTSDHAALYAKYLIETRLGLPTGLVSTSTYTGYDARPDLRGVVWIAVSQSGGSPDLVASTRVAREQGALTISLTNVEDNPLTDAAELRLPLLAGTEESVAATKTYSASLLWLWLLVQSWSGGDTAAAARVPEWVAGALDRPEVAQVASRYRFVDRLVTTSRGFGYPTAREGALKLMETCYLSAHAFSGADLLHGPLAMVDEDRPVIVISPAGQGARMLQPVLDQLAERGADVCLIAPQETAAGAPVRILLPSGMDEQLAPIAQIVPLQQLALQLALSRHYDPDRPRGLNKVTRTT
- a CDS encoding phosphatase PAP2 family protein, which gives rise to MLLLVPARRRPGPAPERIDRRLLAWGASMVALGLLIGVWVTSTGARHTGEYALDADLSRHRNVAGVALARLVDVVGSPLVGPFLLLALAAVLWWLIDRGTAAWFLGLAIVGWFSVTVCKVAFHRHRPPTAAIHALVVEHGADSFPSGHTALAAGIVIGAAVAVRGNRAVRSWVLLVGIPLIALVGLTRLLLGAHYLGDVVGSPLIAGGAVLLTAGLLRPVEDRVRGRFDGARLPRGSRM
- a CDS encoding response regulator transcription factor, translated to MPHLHVLLAEDEQSLATVVTNGLRERGFTVDTVHDGRDAVWRARETAYDVIVLDIMMPGLNGYDVVRAIREHDAQTPILMLTAKDGEWDQADAFELGADDYLTKPFSFVVLVARLRALARRGGAGVDAPLRVGGLRLDSAQHRVHRAESEIDLTPREFALLEFFMRHPGQLLTKSQILDDVWDLPLADHGNIVEVYIGYLRRKIDTPFDLHTLETVRGVGYRLVADV
- the nagA gene encoding N-acetylglucosamine-6-phosphate deacetylase, which produces MLIHAARLLGAGDAVPDGAEGWVRIEDARVRAVGAGTPSGRADLEFADGWVAPGFVDIHCHGGGGGDVASADPESIRHAARYHARHGTGAMLASLVTASLDDLCAQLEAVADVVEAGDTAVRGAHLEGPFLSHARCGAQNPAHLILPDMPAFERLVEAARGTLRMITVAPELPGALDLVRAALRRDVTVALGHTDATYEQCLPAIEAGATVATHLFNGMRPLHHREPGPVGAALDRGLWCEVIADGIHLHPAVLRMAARAASDRLVAVTDAISAAGLPDGRHELGGQAVVVTDGTARLARDASLAGSTLTMRAAVRRCVEAGMSVPVAVRAATRSPSVAAGLDAHGRIEPGADGRLLHLGSFNGATPFGDGEAARWVGTPVDVDPGGRR
- a CDS encoding GAF and ANTAR domain-containing protein codes for the protein MQMDKVQRILADLQSTASTVDGRATLPEALCATCATSLQVTGVGLALMSERGPEGLVAATDGLAKTMEDLQFDLGEGPCVDASAAMRPVLQPDLRKTASARWPAFGPAVLEAGIEAIFAFPLQVGAIRLGVLDLYRDVPGPLSSETFRDALSFSDAATRLLLYLQEQMNNQGELHPDLLLAHHNRPEVHQATGMIAVQAAVGLAEALLVLRARAYSDGRSIVDVARDVVSGNLRFEPDGKDS